In a genomic window of Myxococcus fulvus:
- a CDS encoding FHA domain-containing protein, with amino-acid sequence MEAMEYCPRCDTENPRDATVCRACGSPLRSGTMVMAVASLSSRPQVSIRVVRADGGPESVVRMQRDTLTCGQQGDIPLPDDPFIMPVQMRFFFSGARLAVEDVGGANGVFVRLRQERELSPGGELRLGRQRLVLEPIPTATPGPGGTQVWGSPDPGYRLRLIQLLEGGLKGAAYPLREGDNLLGREQGDLTFPTDGFVSGRHAVLQVRQDRLTVRDVGSSNGTFMRLAGPTFVDNGDHYLIGRQLLRVEIQAPLA; translated from the coding sequence ATGGAAGCGATGGAATACTGCCCCCGCTGCGACACCGAGAACCCCCGGGATGCCACCGTCTGCCGAGCCTGCGGCTCGCCGCTGCGCTCCGGCACCATGGTCATGGCCGTGGCCAGCCTGTCCTCGCGGCCCCAGGTCTCCATCCGCGTGGTGCGGGCCGATGGCGGCCCCGAGTCCGTCGTCCGCATGCAGCGCGACACCCTCACCTGCGGCCAGCAGGGGGACATCCCGCTCCCGGACGACCCCTTCATCATGCCCGTCCAGATGCGCTTCTTCTTCTCCGGCGCGCGCCTGGCCGTCGAGGACGTGGGGGGCGCCAACGGCGTCTTCGTCCGCCTGCGCCAGGAGCGGGAGCTCTCCCCCGGAGGCGAGCTGCGCCTGGGTCGGCAACGGCTGGTTCTGGAGCCCATCCCCACCGCGACGCCCGGCCCGGGAGGCACCCAGGTCTGGGGCTCACCGGATCCCGGCTACCGCCTGCGGCTCATCCAGCTGCTGGAGGGGGGCCTGAAGGGCGCGGCCTATCCGCTCCGCGAGGGCGACAACCTGCTGGGCCGCGAACAGGGCGACCTCACCTTCCCCACCGACGGCTTCGTCTCCGGCCGGCACGCGGTGCTGCAGGTGCGCCAGGACCGGCTGACGGTGCGCGACGTGGGCTCGTCCAACGGCACCTTCATGCGGCTGGCTGGCCCGACCTTCGTCGACAACGGTGACCACTACCTCATCGGTCGGCAGCTCTTGAGGGTGGAGATCCAGGCGCCGCTGGCCTGA
- a CDS encoding DNA integrity scanning protein DisA nucleotide-binding domain protein, with protein MSENTKFDREFLRSALSLAAKSDVDHFLYICDTPIPPEELRGRPARKKLVYAVTLDKLAQEHLLKKVRALVIPAYDYSRTERVKVALVSALSQGAFKEGDLVLCMTGRVGRAPDTLMQMRIGGSLDDRLAIEGVKLGEEFNSQVVDALIQLALQIGQEGFEGHPIGTIITIGDHTTVLEKSRQMTINPFQGLSEAERNVLDPKIREAIKNFSVLDGAFVIREDGVVLAAGRYLSSADEMVKIPLGLGARHAAAAGITSTTHCIALVVSQTSGAVRLFKGGNIVLELHQTARRT; from the coding sequence TTGAGCGAGAACACGAAGTTTGATCGGGAGTTCCTGCGCTCGGCCCTCTCCTTGGCCGCGAAGAGTGACGTCGATCACTTCCTCTACATCTGCGACACGCCCATCCCTCCCGAGGAGCTGCGCGGCAGGCCTGCTCGCAAGAAGCTCGTGTACGCGGTGACGCTGGACAAGCTGGCGCAGGAGCACCTGCTCAAGAAGGTCCGCGCGCTCGTCATCCCCGCCTACGACTACTCGCGCACCGAGCGGGTGAAGGTGGCGCTCGTCTCAGCGCTCTCCCAGGGGGCCTTCAAGGAAGGCGACCTGGTGCTGTGCATGACGGGGCGCGTGGGCCGTGCTCCCGACACGCTGATGCAGATGCGAATCGGTGGCTCGTTGGACGACCGGCTCGCCATCGAGGGCGTGAAGCTGGGCGAGGAGTTCAACTCCCAGGTGGTGGACGCGCTCATCCAGCTGGCGCTGCAGATCGGCCAGGAGGGCTTCGAGGGTCATCCCATCGGCACCATCATCACCATCGGCGACCACACGACGGTGCTGGAGAAGAGCCGGCAGATGACCATCAATCCGTTCCAGGGCCTCTCCGAGGCGGAGCGGAACGTGCTGGACCCGAAGATTCGCGAGGCCATCAAGAACTTCAGCGTGCTCGACGGCGCCTTCGTCATCCGCGAGGACGGCGTGGTGCTGGCCGCGGGGCGCTACCTGTCCTCCGCGGACGAGATGGTGAAGATTCCGCTCGGCCTGGGCGCCCGGCACGCCGCCGCCGCGGGCATCACCTCCACCACGCACTGCATCGCGCTGGTGGTGAGCCAGACGTCCGGCGCGGTGCGGCTCTTCAAGGGCGGCAACATCGTCCTCGAGCTCCACCAGACGGCCCGCCGCACCTGA
- a CDS encoding TraR/DksA family transcriptional regulator codes for MNQKDLKRYKKMLEDSKASLLESARKTLLEESSFDTDDLPDEIDLASSEYAQSMQFRLRDREKFLLQKIDKALERIENGSFGVCERCEEDISPKRLEARPVTTLCIRCKEEQEKKEKSYG; via the coding sequence GTGAACCAGAAAGATCTCAAGCGTTACAAGAAGATGCTCGAGGATAGCAAGGCGAGCCTGCTCGAGAGCGCCAGGAAGACCCTGCTGGAGGAGTCGAGTTTCGACACCGACGATCTCCCCGACGAGATCGACCTGGCCTCTTCCGAGTATGCGCAGTCGATGCAGTTCCGACTCCGCGACCGCGAGAAGTTCCTGCTGCAGAAGATTGATAAGGCGCTCGAGCGCATCGAGAACGGCTCGTTCGGCGTCTGCGAGCGTTGCGAGGAGGACATCTCCCCCAAGCGGTTGGAGGCGCGTCCGGTGACGACGCTCTGCATCCGCTGCAAGGAAGAGCAGGAGAAGAAGGAGAAGTCCTACGGCTGA